One window of the Desulfitibacter alkalitolerans DSM 16504 genome contains the following:
- a CDS encoding ATP-dependent DNA helicase codes for MHYAAINEVSREIPPGIIQKYGDSALFTAYGCVLLECETGKGYTYRALNLKTGRSAVIHRRTNPLMISGVAAMTERIRLSPVAGKGKYEIDMPPGENLLRESLADIQNHIFEAILPEHGYGIREKQMELAAHILEAIGHRTVSLSEADVGTGKTHAYLIAAALAKRGRVNDFWLRGYYPDQSYAASAYMPVVVSTASIALQNAIVKDYIPEISRILMAHGIIKTPLSCVLRKGREHYVCEKNLCAYYRDADESTQGLLAPLFKRTASIDLADAEGLTPYIKRRIGVSGRCDENCPYYNDCRYLRHMRHVQSGEHDFQVCNHNYFLADVIRRSKGQSPLIPHYQAVIIDEAHKFLQAARQMYGVEFGSLAIPRVVEDIGCFTFQKGVSSAMVQELARKLMGQNRRLFQLLLDNIPPGSLEEETERYKTVMDKTAARHLRNIRNIGGELSELLSEQMLLLRYRGRCSQIRFELSLIREQAGVLEKYDELVYWLERPEERYPAQTDKELETLLCAIPKQLSDMLYADLWSSGIPVVLTSGTLSAAGSFEHIKRKTGLDRVNSLMETSKPSPFRHRENILLYISEIVPFPNNQDNEYITAVAEEAGRLIQASHGHAALLFTSYKAMDQVFALLERKGPCFPLFRLDRGGINAIDRFRKSGNGVLFASGALWEGIDLPGDVLSLLIIVKLPFAAPDPVSEYEQALYPSMEQYKNSVLVPEMIIKLKQGFGRLIRRETDTGVVALLDCRVREGGPYRTRVLNALPNCRVTSNLEDVETFIQSKKGPDYFV; via the coding sequence GTGCACTATGCTGCAATCAATGAGGTCAGCCGTGAAATACCGCCCGGTATTATACAGAAATACGGCGATTCGGCCCTCTTTACCGCCTATGGCTGTGTTTTGTTGGAGTGTGAAACCGGAAAAGGCTATACCTACCGGGCTCTTAACCTGAAAACCGGACGCTCGGCGGTTATACACCGCAGAACCAACCCCCTGATGATATCCGGCGTGGCGGCCATGACAGAGCGAATCCGGCTGTCACCTGTAGCCGGCAAGGGAAAATATGAAATTGACATGCCCCCTGGTGAAAATTTACTGCGGGAAAGCCTTGCGGATATCCAAAATCATATTTTTGAAGCCATCCTTCCCGAACATGGCTATGGTATCCGGGAAAAACAGATGGAGCTTGCCGCCCATATTCTTGAAGCTATCGGGCACCGTACCGTATCTCTGTCAGAGGCTGATGTGGGCACCGGCAAAACCCACGCCTATCTCATTGCTGCCGCCCTTGCCAAGCGGGGACGTGTCAATGACTTCTGGCTGCGGGGATACTACCCCGATCAGAGCTATGCTGCCAGCGCCTACATGCCTGTGGTGGTTTCCACCGCCAGCATTGCGCTTCAAAACGCCATCGTAAAAGATTACATTCCTGAAATATCTCGTATCCTGATGGCCCACGGCATTATCAAAACACCGCTGTCCTGTGTCCTGCGCAAAGGCCGGGAGCATTATGTCTGCGAAAAGAACCTGTGTGCGTATTACCGTGACGCGGACGAATCCACACAAGGGCTTCTGGCTCCCCTTTTCAAAAGGACAGCATCCATTGACCTGGCTGACGCGGAAGGGCTGACACCCTACATCAAACGCAGGATCGGCGTATCGGGACGCTGCGATGAGAATTGCCCATATTATAACGATTGCAGGTATTTACGCCATATGCGGCATGTCCAGTCCGGCGAGCATGATTTTCAGGTCTGCAACCACAACTATTTCCTGGCCGATGTCATTCGCCGCTCCAAGGGGCAAAGCCCCCTCATTCCTCATTACCAGGCAGTCATCATCGACGAGGCTCATAAGTTTTTACAGGCGGCCCGGCAGATGTACGGCGTGGAATTTGGAAGCCTTGCCATTCCGCGTGTGGTAGAGGACATTGGCTGCTTCACCTTCCAAAAGGGCGTCAGCAGTGCAATGGTACAGGAACTTGCCAGAAAGCTGATGGGTCAGAACCGGCGATTGTTTCAGCTCTTACTGGATAACATCCCTCCCGGTAGCCTGGAGGAGGAAACGGAACGCTATAAAACGGTCATGGATAAAACGGCTGCCCGGCACCTGCGGAATATCCGGAATATCGGCGGAGAACTTTCGGAGCTGCTGTCGGAGCAGATGCTGCTTCTTCGGTACAGAGGCCGCTGTTCTCAGATACGCTTTGAGCTTTCCCTTATCCGGGAACAGGCCGGTGTGCTGGAAAAGTATGATGAACTGGTTTACTGGCTGGAAAGGCCGGAGGAAAGATATCCGGCACAAACGGATAAAGAGCTTGAGACCCTGCTGTGCGCCATTCCAAAGCAGTTGAGCGATATGCTGTACGCTGATCTCTGGAGCAGCGGGATTCCCGTTGTCCTCACTTCGGGTACGCTGTCGGCAGCCGGGAGCTTTGAACATATCAAGCGTAAGACGGGCCTTGACCGGGTGAATTCTTTAATGGAAACCAGCAAGCCGTCCCCCTTTCGTCACCGGGAGAATATTCTTTTGTATATCAGTGAAATCGTCCCCTTTCCCAACAATCAGGACAATGAATATATAACTGCCGTAGCGGAGGAAGCCGGAAGGCTGATTCAGGCATCCCACGGCCATGCCGCCCTGCTGTTTACCTCCTATAAAGCAATGGATCAGGTGTTTGCGCTTTTGGAGCGCAAAGGTCCCTGCTTTCCCTTGTTCCGTCTTGACAGGGGAGGCATCAACGCCATTGATCGTTTCCGAAAGAGCGGAAACGGTGTATTGTTTGCAAGCGGTGCGCTGTGGGAAGGAATTGACCTCCCCGGCGATGTGCTTTCCCTGCTGATTATCGTCAAGCTGCCCTTTGCGGCGCCCGATCCCGTCAGCGAGTATGAACAGGCGCTGTACCCCAGCATGGAACAGTATAAAAACAGCGTACTGGTGCCGGAAATGATTATTAAGCTCAAGCAGGGCTTTGGGCGGCTCATCCGGAGGGAAACCGATACCGGCGTGGTAGCCCTGCTGGACTGCCGGGTGCGTGAAGGCGGCCCATACCGGACGCGGGTACTTAACGCCCTGCCCAACTGCCGCGTAACCTCCAACCTGGAGGACGTGGAAACCTTTATACAGAGCAAAAAAGGGCCGGATTACTTCGTGTAG
- a CDS encoding RNA polymerase sigma factor: MTNHIDWDELLKREDKLLANSDRKHRYHFKSMDSMSEELLFQESVLKYQEHEPEAVESEDFIETIKNEKLANALRQLTPKQRKALELAYWKGYKHWEIATAMGCKRNTVTELLARALERVSRYMAD; this comes from the coding sequence GTGACAAATCATATTGATTGGGACGAGCTACTCAAAAGAGAGGACAAGCTCCTTGCCAATTCCGACCGCAAGCACCGGTATCATTTCAAGTCGATGGACAGCATGAGCGAAGAACTCCTGTTTCAGGAAAGCGTGTTAAAGTATCAGGAACATGAACCGGAAGCGGTAGAATCCGAGGACTTTATTGAAACCATAAAGAATGAAAAGCTGGCCAATGCACTGCGGCAGCTTACGCCTAAGCAGCGCAAGGCGTTGGAGCTTGCCTACTGGAAAGGCTATAAACATTGGGAAATTGCAACTGCTATGGGCTGCAAACGCAATACGGTAACAGAACTTCTGGCAAGGGCGCTGGAAAGGGTCAGCCGGTATATGGCTGATTAA
- a CDS encoding helix-turn-helix domain-containing protein, producing MAILVNLEHLLLQQKINSIGLAAKINITKTNLSILKTNKAKLIRFSTLDSICRILNCQPGDILKYVPDNETS from the coding sequence ATGGCTATTCTTGTAAATTTAGAACACTTATTGCTGCAGCAAAAAATAAATTCCATCGGGTTAGCAGCAAAAATAAACATCACTAAGACAAATTTATCAATCTTGAAAACAAATAAAGCAAAACTAATCCGGTTCTCAACACTTGACTCAATTTGTAGAATATTGAATTGTCAGCCTGGTGACATACTAAAGTATGTGCCAGATAACGAAACTTCATAA
- a CDS encoding radical SAM protein, with protein sequence MNKIISSTGMKLAYAYLNSNPEKNIPKLMDWIDRFDRNNEMESQRKAIRKIIEDKDNNWYKLILSMWSDINPKVRKAFFNNFILNENFTGWPIQEANREKYGCNIPWAILMDPTAACNLKCTGCWAAEYGKNSSMSLEMMDSIIKQGKQLGVYFYLYSGGEPLVRKKDIITLCEKHSDCLFSAFTNGTLIDEDFADEMLRVMNFVPAISIEGFEDATDSRRGKGTYQGVIRAIEILKRKKLIFGASLCYTRYNTEVIGSEEFFDFMIDKGVKFAWFFTYMPVGADAVPDLMVTADQREFMYRQIRHFRETKPLFTLDFWNDGEYAAGCIAGGRRYLHINANGDIEPCAFIHYSDSNIYEKTVLEALQSPLFMQYHMNQPFNDNHLRPCPLLDNPGRLTEMVEVSGAASTDFIKPEDVHSLSCKCVNTAEKWAVTAERLWTESHGCADCVKCGGEARKAAG encoded by the coding sequence ATGAACAAAATAATCAGTTCAACAGGTATGAAGCTGGCATATGCCTATTTAAATTCCAATCCTGAAAAAAATATCCCAAAACTTATGGATTGGATAGACCGTTTTGATAGAAACAACGAAATGGAAAGTCAGCGCAAGGCAATCCGCAAGATCATCGAAGATAAGGACAATAACTGGTATAAACTGATCCTCAGCATGTGGTCGGATATTAATCCTAAAGTGCGGAAGGCATTTTTCAATAATTTCATACTGAATGAAAACTTCACCGGATGGCCCATACAGGAGGCAAACCGGGAAAAGTACGGCTGCAACATACCATGGGCAATCTTGATGGACCCCACTGCAGCCTGCAATCTCAAATGCACCGGCTGCTGGGCAGCAGAATACGGTAAAAATTCTTCCATGAGCCTTGAAATGATGGACAGTATCATTAAACAGGGCAAACAACTGGGCGTGTATTTTTATCTGTATTCCGGCGGAGAACCCCTTGTCCGCAAAAAGGATATTATCACGCTTTGCGAGAAACATAGCGATTGTTTGTTTTCCGCCTTCACAAACGGCACGCTTATTGACGAAGATTTTGCCGATGAAATGCTGCGTGTCATGAATTTCGTACCTGCCATCAGCATTGAGGGCTTTGAAGATGCCACGGATTCCCGTCGCGGCAAGGGCACCTATCAGGGGGTCATCCGAGCTATAGAGATTCTCAAACGGAAAAAGCTGATCTTTGGTGCTTCCCTCTGTTATACCCGTTATAACACTGAGGTGATCGGCAGCGAAGAATTTTTTGATTTTATGATTGACAAAGGAGTGAAATTCGCATGGTTCTTTACCTATATGCCGGTGGGCGCGGATGCGGTCCCCGACTTGATGGTAACCGCCGACCAGCGTGAATTTATGTATCGCCAGATTCGTCACTTCCGTGAAACAAAACCTCTGTTCACCCTGGATTTCTGGAATGACGGCGAATATGCAGCTGGCTGCATCGCTGGCGGGCGCAGGTATTTGCATATCAATGCTAACGGGGATATCGAGCCATGTGCGTTTATCCATTATTCAGATTCCAACATTTATGAAAAAACCGTTCTTGAGGCACTGCAGTCCCCATTGTTCATGCAGTATCATATGAATCAGCCCTTTAACGATAACCATCTGCGGCCCTGCCCTCTGCTGGACAATCCAGGTAGACTGACAGAGATGGTAGAGGTGTCCGGTGCAGCCTCGACGGATTTTATCAAACCGGAGGACGTACACAGCCTGAGCTGTAAGTGTGTGAATACCGCAGAAAAATGGGCTGTGACTGCGGAAAGGCTTTGGACCGAATCACATGGTTGCGCCGATTGCGTGAAATGCGGGGGAGAGGCTCGAAAAGCTGCCGGTTGA